The DNA segment CCGGCGCGATCGACGCGACGTTCTCCCGGATCCAGTTCACTCCCGATCTCCTTCCGGCGGACCTCACGGGGACGCTCGTCTTCCATCCCTCGACCGGCGAATTCACGCCCCGCCTCGGGCCGCTCTTCGCGAACATCGTGCTCGCCGACGAGATCAACCGGGCGCCCGCGAAGGTCCAGTCCGCGCTCCTCGAAGCGATGCAGGAGCGGCAGGTCACGCTCGGCGACGGGACCCACGTCCTCCCCGATCCGTTCTTCGTCCTCGCGACGCAGAACCCGATCGAGCAGGAAGGGACGTATCCCCTCCCGGAGGCGCAGGCCGACCGGTTCCTCCTGAAGTGCCTCGTGCGATATCCCTCCCGCGAGGAGGAGCTCGCGATCCTCGATCTCGCCGGCGCCGGGATGCCCGCGCTTCCCTCCCCCGTCGTCTCGCCGGCGGATCTCGACCGCTCGGCGCGGACCGTCGCGGAGATCTACGCCGATCGCCGCATCCGCGAGTACCTCGTCGCGCTCTGCGCCGCCACGCGGGCGCCGAAGGACGAGGGCTTCCCCGAGGCCGCCGGATGGATCGCGTACGGCGCCTCGCCGCGCGGCTCGATCGCGCTGCTGGCGGCGTCCCGGGCCCGGGCGTTCCTCGAAGGAAGAGCGTACGTCGTCCCCGAGGACGTCAAGGCGATCGCCCCCGACGTGCTCCGGCATCGCCTCGTCCTGACCTTCGAGGCGGAGGCGGAGGGGATCCGCGCCGACGACGTGATCGCGCGGCTCCTCGTCCGGGTGCCGGTCCCGTGAGGGACGGCGGCGATGCGGCTCCCGTTCTTCCCCGCTGAACGACCGCGGCGCCGGCGCGGCCGGACGCTCGATCCGGCGGACCTGCTCCGCCGGGTGGAGCGGATCGCCGTCGCGTCGAGGCGCCGCAGCGAGAGCACGCCCGCGGGCGACTACCGCTCGCTCTTCCACGGCCGAGGCATGGAGTTCTCCGAGGTCCGCGAATATCGCCCCGGAGACGAGGTCCGCGCGATCGACGGGAACGTCACCGCCCGGACCGGCTTTCCGCACGTGAAGCTCTTCCGCGAGGAACGGGACCGCACCCTGCTCTTCCTCGCGGACCTGTCCGCGTCGGAAGACTTCGGATCGGGGTTCGCCACGAAGCGCGATCTCGCGGCGGAAGCGGCGGCCGCGATCGCGCTCGCCGCGGCGGCGCAGCGCGACCGCGTCGGGGCGATCCTCTTCACGGACCGGGTCGAGAAGATCGCCCGCCCCGCGCGCGGAAAGGCCCACGCGCTGGCGATCGTCCGGGACATCCTCTCGCGGCCCCTGGAGGGCTTCGGGACGGATCTCGCCGGCGGGATCGCCGCGGCGCGCCGGATGCTCAAGTCGCGCGCGCTCGTCGTCCTCCTCTCCGATTTCCGCGCCGGGGGGTGGGAGCGGGAGCTCGGCGCGCTCGCGCGGCGGCACGACGTCGTCGCGCTCGCGCTCGGCGACCCGGCGGAGAGGGCGTTTCCCGCGCGCGGCCTCCTGCGCCTGCGCGACGCGGAGACCGGCGCGCTCGGGCTCGTCGACGCCTCCTCGCCCGCGTTCCACGCCGCCTGGCGGGCCGGAGCGCCCGCGGCGGCGGCGCGGGCGGCCTGCGCGCGGGCCGGAGTCGATTTTCTCCCTCTCGACACGGCGCGCTCCCCGTCCCGGTCGCTCGACGCGTTCTTCCGCGCGCGCCGGGGAGGGAGGCGATGACCGCCTCTGCCGCCGCCCTCCCCGTCCGGGTGACCGTCGGCCAGCCGTTCCGCGTGAC comes from the Thermoanaerobaculia bacterium genome and includes:
- a CDS encoding MoxR family ATPase, which translates into the protein MALPGPGFGEQREKLAELRRAVHTALVGQEAFLDRLLIGLLARGHVLVEGVPGLAKTLAIRAVAGAIDATFSRIQFTPDLLPADLTGTLVFHPSTGEFTPRLGPLFANIVLADEINRAPAKVQSALLEAMQERQVTLGDGTHVLPDPFFVLATQNPIEQEGTYPLPEAQADRFLLKCLVRYPSREEELAILDLAGAGMPALPSPVVSPADLDRSARTVAEIYADRRIREYLVALCAATRAPKDEGFPEAAGWIAYGASPRGSIALLAASRARAFLEGRAYVVPEDVKAIAPDVLRHRLVLTFEAEAEGIRADDVIARLLVRVPVP
- a CDS encoding DUF58 domain-containing protein, with amino-acid sequence MRLPFFPAERPRRRRGRTLDPADLLRRVERIAVASRRRSESTPAGDYRSLFHGRGMEFSEVREYRPGDEVRAIDGNVTARTGFPHVKLFREERDRTLLFLADLSASEDFGSGFATKRDLAAEAAAAIALAAAAQRDRVGAILFTDRVEKIARPARGKAHALAIVRDILSRPLEGFGTDLAGGIAAARRMLKSRALVVLLSDFRAGGWERELGALARRHDVVALALGDPAERAFPARGLLRLRDAETGALGLVDASSPAFHAAWRAGAPAAAARAACARAGVDFLPLDTARSPSRSLDAFFRARRGGRR